From a region of the Leptospira kmetyi serovar Malaysia str. Bejo-Iso9 genome:
- a CDS encoding LIC13259/LIC11441 family protein, translating into MQRILFLSISILIFLSVCKKAQPQITEAEKDALQRILVENESIHDFLMKEENRIPDINKLVARVQELSSLNGGLKESAEKMGNSLKDKETKDVEKFFLAYSSFSENLAESLKLAGGTGVFNKFFCPMVNKTWVSHGTKIQNPYAPEMRDCGDLVP; encoded by the coding sequence ATGCAGAGAATTTTATTCTTATCAATCAGTATTCTCATCTTTTTATCCGTCTGTAAAAAAGCCCAACCTCAAATCACCGAAGCCGAAAAGGACGCCCTACAACGGATTCTTGTGGAAAACGAATCCATTCACGATTTCCTAATGAAGGAAGAAAATCGTATTCCCGACATAAACAAGTTAGTCGCTCGCGTGCAGGAACTTTCCTCTCTCAACGGAGGTTTGAAAGAATCCGCCGAAAAAATGGGAAATTCTTTGAAAGACAAGGAAACGAAGGACGTCGAAAAATTCTTTCTGGCCTATTCTTCCTTTTCCGAGAACCTCGCGGAAAGTCTCAAGCTGGCCGGTGGAACCGGGGTTTTTAACAAATTCTTTTGTCCTATGGTAAACAAAACTTGGGTGAGCCACGGGACCAAAATTCAAAACCCATACGCTCCCGAAATGAGAGATTGCGGAGACTTAGTTCCCTAA